The following are from one region of the Paraglaciecola sp. L1A13 genome:
- a CDS encoding AMP-binding protein, whose amino-acid sequence MSLQTPLEMMYHWEDTTPQKVYLKQPVNGVVNSYTWAQTADQVRRIASGIIALGLPSGSHIALLSKNCAEWFITDLAIMLAGHVSVPIYSTAGEKTIQYVLKHASCPVIFVGKLDDTAEQVAAIPQDVIKLAFPYPDIEADQQWDTLLANEPYMERPVPQMESTMTIIYTSGSTGDPKGVVHTYSSISWAASNSRNELSVNGNDRILSYLPLAHITERVMVEMASFYANTQIGFLESLATFNRDICYLKPTLFISVPRLWTRFQMGVLANMPQKKLDFLLKIPFVGKVVASKIREKLGLDEARLCASGSAPISPATLKWFLKVGVNISEGWGMTENSAYGTCCVPFRADKIGSIGRAYEGVDIRIADDGEIQVKGPCNMKEYYLEPDKTAEVFTEDGFLRTGDKGAIDNDGYIKITGRLKEIFKTAKGKYIAPVPIEAVIMGNSSVEQVCVTGSQLKQPIALVVLSEEAAKQDKERIEKSLLATLESVNGGLESHAVLDRIVIMKDDWTVENGLLTPTLKIKRHLLEEKYDGLINTHSKERLIYQN is encoded by the coding sequence ATGTCATTACAGACCCCCTTAGAAATGATGTACCACTGGGAAGACACTACACCCCAGAAGGTTTATTTAAAACAACCAGTCAATGGGGTTGTGAATAGTTATACTTGGGCTCAGACTGCAGATCAAGTACGTCGGATTGCCTCAGGAATTATAGCGCTGGGTTTACCATCAGGCAGTCACATAGCATTACTATCAAAAAACTGCGCTGAATGGTTTATTACCGATTTAGCGATCATGTTAGCAGGGCATGTATCTGTCCCCATATATTCCACTGCGGGTGAAAAGACGATTCAGTATGTGTTAAAGCATGCATCATGTCCGGTTATTTTTGTCGGTAAATTAGACGACACAGCAGAGCAAGTGGCAGCGATTCCTCAAGACGTGATCAAACTGGCGTTTCCTTATCCTGATATTGAGGCCGATCAACAATGGGATACATTGTTAGCTAACGAACCCTACATGGAGCGTCCGGTTCCGCAGATGGAAAGTACAATGACCATCATTTACACATCAGGAAGTACAGGTGATCCTAAGGGTGTGGTGCACACCTATTCTTCCATTAGCTGGGCAGCCAGTAATTCACGCAACGAGCTCAGTGTTAATGGTAATGACCGTATTCTAAGTTACTTGCCGCTTGCCCATATCACCGAACGAGTGATGGTCGAAATGGCAAGTTTTTATGCCAATACGCAAATCGGCTTTCTCGAATCACTCGCAACCTTTAATCGCGATATTTGTTATTTAAAACCTACATTGTTTATTTCAGTGCCGCGGCTATGGACTCGTTTCCAGATGGGCGTGTTAGCCAATATGCCGCAAAAGAAACTCGACTTTCTATTGAAGATCCCTTTTGTTGGTAAGGTTGTCGCAAGCAAAATTAGAGAGAAACTTGGTTTAGACGAAGCACGGCTGTGTGCCAGCGGTTCAGCACCTATTTCACCTGCAACGCTAAAATGGTTTTTAAAGGTAGGGGTGAATATTTCTGAAGGTTGGGGCATGACTGAGAATAGTGCTTACGGAACCTGTTGTGTGCCTTTTAGAGCAGACAAAATCGGCAGTATCGGCAGAGCTTATGAAGGCGTAGATATTCGCATCGCCGATGACGGAGAAATACAAGTCAAAGGGCCGTGTAATATGAAAGAGTATTACCTCGAGCCTGATAAAACCGCTGAGGTATTTACCGAAGACGGCTTTTTGAGAACCGGTGATAAAGGCGCTATTGATAACGATGGTTATATTAAAATTACCGGCCGATTAAAAGAAATTTTTAAAACTGCTAAAGGCAAGTATATAGCCCCAGTTCCAATCGAAGCAGTGATTATGGGTAATTCGTCTGTCGAACAGGTTTGTGTTACAGGCTCACAATTAAAGCAACCTATTGCGCTTGTGGTCTTATCTGAAGAAGCCGCGAAGCAAGACAAAGAGCGTATAGAAAAAAGTTTATTGGCGACACTAGAATCGGTTAACGGCGGATTAGAAAGTCATGCAGTACTTGATCGTATTGTAATTATGAAGGATGACTGGACCGTTGAAAATGGCTTACTTACGCCAACGTTGAAGATTAAACGCCATTTGCTTGAAGAGAAGTACGACGGTTTGATTAACACGCACAGTAAAGAGCGTTTGATCTACCAAAATTAG
- a CDS encoding DUF4397 domain-containing protein, translated as MSEVNGRNLDSAAYGDATSVFTLESGVLDLEFYRANADQQKIKLETRNITLRDNEKLMMVLSGDYASPSIKEYRINHEDLKDHFRLFVTSVVPDGASYDLYMSDEGATFSAANFLGRVNYQGLTEVAYWDPVQVSDDFDEGKYVVYLTLPGNATPIFQSPAIDFMYATEYMMVLRKTSGVIQGNVEIDLVINSSLVKNYADAEATAQYRVYNSLNGLGEVSVLFDDQVNESITLHANSISVFNSANYGDYRLSASTSEDPSIAFENRLVTLHQGESKAIIIYQTTDGHLSSLAFTESTLPQVYEHQVEVVNLVPEFPAIDFYFVRKGQSIEIAQYQLLALDYAQTAKIILPSGDYELVAMYNNKEVLLDRTELLGLDEVANYIVTVEENDKSPTGYKISLLH; from the coding sequence ATGAGTGAAGTAAACGGAAGGAATTTAGACTCTGCTGCTTATGGTGACGCAACCAGCGTATTTACGTTAGAAAGTGGTGTTTTGGATCTTGAGTTTTATCGAGCAAACGCAGACCAGCAAAAAATTAAGCTCGAAACACGCAATATCACTCTTAGAGATAATGAAAAACTAATGATGGTACTGAGCGGCGATTATGCGAGTCCTTCAATAAAAGAATACCGTATTAACCATGAAGACCTAAAGGACCATTTCCGCTTATTTGTTACCTCGGTGGTGCCAGATGGTGCGAGTTATGATCTTTATATGAGTGATGAGGGTGCAACATTTAGTGCTGCTAATTTTCTTGGCCGAGTTAATTATCAAGGATTAACCGAGGTTGCGTATTGGGACCCTGTCCAAGTCAGCGACGATTTTGACGAAGGCAAGTACGTTGTGTATTTAACATTACCAGGAAATGCGACCCCTATTTTCCAGAGCCCAGCAATAGATTTTATGTACGCTACTGAATATATGATGGTGTTACGTAAAACCAGCGGGGTTATCCAAGGCAACGTAGAAATTGATTTAGTGATTAACTCATCTCTAGTGAAAAATTATGCTGATGCTGAAGCAACCGCACAATATCGTGTATACAATAGTCTTAATGGATTAGGTGAAGTATCAGTTTTGTTTGATGACCAAGTAAATGAAAGTATTACGTTACACGCGAATAGTATAAGCGTATTCAATAGCGCAAATTATGGTGATTATCGTTTGTCTGCTTCAACCAGTGAAGACCCAAGTATAGCGTTCGAAAATAGATTAGTGACGTTACATCAAGGGGAAAGTAAGGCTATTATTATTTATCAAACTACCGACGGTCACTTAAGTTCCTTAGCTTTTACGGAAAGTACCTTACCACAGGTTTACGAGCATCAAGTTGAGGTTGTCAACCTGGTGCCAGAATTCCCTGCTATAGACTTTTATTTTGTACGCAAAGGACAGAGCATCGAAATAGCCCAATATCAGCTATTAGCTTTAGATTACGCGCAAACAGCAAAAATAATCTTACCAAGCGGTGATTATGAGCTAGTAGCAATGTATAACAATAAAGAAGTGTTATTAGACCGAACTGAATTGTTAGGTTTGGATGAAGTGGCAAATTACATCGTTACAGTTGAAGAAAATGATAAGTCTCCTACCGGCTATAAAATATCACTGCTGCACTAA
- the rplN gene encoding 50S ribosomal protein L14, producing the protein MIQMQTNLDVADNSGARRVQCIKVLGGSHRRYAHIGDIIKVTVKEAIPRGKVKKGDVLTAVVVRTRKGVRRSDGSSIRFDNNAAVLLNANKQPIGTRIFGPVTRELRVNNMKIVSLAPEVL; encoded by the coding sequence ATGATCCAAATGCAAACTAACCTGGACGTAGCCGATAACTCGGGTGCTCGCAGGGTTCAGTGTATTAAGGTTCTTGGTGGCTCGCATCGCCGTTATGCACATATTGGCGACATCATCAAAGTTACCGTTAAAGAAGCAATTCCTCGCGGTAAAGTAAAAAAAGGTGATGTGCTAACTGCAGTGGTGGTGCGTACTAGAAAAGGCGTTCGTCGTTCTGATGGATCTTCGATCCGTTTCGATAACAACGCAGCTGTTTTGCTTAATGCAAACAAGCAACCAATTGGTACGCGTATCTTTGGCCCGGTCACTCGTGAGCTTCGTGTTAATAACATGAAAATTGTCTCACTGGCCCCTGAGGTACTATAA
- the rplX gene encoding 50S ribosomal protein L24 has product MARKIRRDDEIIVLVGKDKGKTGKVLKVLPAADRLIVEGVNLVKKHQKPNPQLGVTGGVIEKEASIHVSNVAVVNPKTGKADRIGFRFEDDNKVRFFKSDGELV; this is encoded by the coding sequence ATGGCTAGAAAAATTCGTCGTGATGATGAAATCATCGTTTTAGTAGGTAAAGACAAAGGAAAAACAGGCAAAGTGCTTAAAGTTCTTCCAGCGGCTGACCGCTTGATCGTTGAAGGTGTGAATTTGGTGAAGAAACATCAGAAACCTAACCCACAATTGGGCGTTACTGGTGGTGTTATTGAGAAAGAAGCATCAATTCATGTATCAAATGTAGCGGTTGTTAACCCTAAAACGGGTAAAGCAGATCGCATAGGTTTCCGTTTTGAAGACGACAATAAAGTTCGTTTCTTCAAATCTGACGGTGAACTGGTTTAA
- the rplE gene encoding 50S ribosomal protein L5 — translation MAKLHDFYKETVVAELAKQFNYKSVMQVPRIEKITLNMGLGEAVADKKVLENATSDMQAIAGQKPVVTVARKSVAGFKIREGYPIGCKVTLRGERMWEFFERLVSIAIPRIRDFRGLNPKSFDGRGNYSMGVREQIIFPEIDFDKVDKIRGMDITITTSAETDAESHALLSAFSFPFKK, via the coding sequence ATGGCGAAACTGCATGATTTCTATAAAGAAACAGTAGTAGCGGAACTTGCGAAGCAGTTCAACTACAAAAGCGTCATGCAAGTCCCTCGGATTGAGAAAATCACTCTAAACATGGGTTTAGGTGAAGCGGTAGCAGACAAAAAGGTGTTGGAAAACGCAACATCTGACATGCAAGCAATTGCTGGTCAGAAGCCTGTTGTTACTGTTGCTCGCAAATCTGTAGCGGGTTTTAAAATCCGTGAAGGTTATCCGATTGGCTGTAAAGTAACCCTACGTGGTGAACGTATGTGGGAATTCTTTGAACGTTTAGTTTCAATTGCAATTCCACGTATCCGTGACTTCCGTGGCTTGAATCCTAAGTCGTTTGACGGCCGTGGAAACTATAGCATGGGTGTTCGTGAGCAAATTATCTTCCCTGAAATCGATTTCGATAAGGTGGATAAAATTCGCGGTATGGATATTACTATCACGACTAGCGCTGAAACCGATGCGGAATCGCATGCACTATTAAGTGCATTCAGTTTCCCATTTAAAAAGTAA
- the rpsN gene encoding 30S ribosomal protein S14 — MAKESMKAREVKRAKLVAKFATKRAELKATISNVNSSDEERWDAVLKLQQLPRDSARTRQQNRCRITGRPHGFLRKFGLSRIKLREAAMRGEVPGLKKASW; from the coding sequence ATGGCAAAAGAATCAATGAAAGCGCGCGAAGTAAAACGCGCCAAGCTAGTTGCAAAGTTCGCTACAAAACGTGCCGAACTTAAAGCGACTATCAGCAACGTCAACTCTTCTGATGAAGAACGTTGGGACGCTGTTCTTAAGCTACAACAATTGCCACGTGATTCAGCACGTACGCGTCAACAAAATCGTTGTCGTATTACGGGTCGTCCACATGGTTTCCTACGCAAGTTTGGTCTTAGCCGTATTAAGTTGCGTGAAGCAGCTATGCGCGGTGAAGTACCTGGCCTTAAAAAAGCCAGCTGGTAA
- the rpsH gene encoding 30S ribosomal protein S8 → MSMQDPIADMFTRVRNGQMASKVSVSMPSSKLRVAIAAVLKEEGYVQSFAVTGDVKPVLEVTLKYFEGKKVIESIERVSRPGLRIYKKKDELPKVLGGLGVAIVSTSKGVMTDRAARKAGMGGEIIGYVA, encoded by the coding sequence ATGAGCATGCAAGATCCTATCGCGGACATGTTTACACGTGTTCGTAACGGTCAGATGGCTAGCAAAGTTTCTGTATCTATGCCTTCATCTAAATTACGCGTTGCAATTGCAGCCGTACTTAAAGAAGAAGGTTATGTCCAGAGTTTCGCAGTAACTGGTGACGTTAAACCTGTTTTAGAAGTGACTCTTAAGTACTTCGAAGGCAAGAAAGTAATTGAAAGCATCGAGCGCGTAAGTCGCCCAGGTCTTCGCATCTATAAGAAAAAAGATGAGTTGCCAAAAGTATTGGGTGGTTTAGGTGTTGCTATCGTTTCTACCTCTAAAGGTGTGATGACCGACCGTGCCGCGCGTAAAGCGGGTATGGGTGGTGAAATCATCGGCTACGTAGCGTAA
- the rplF gene encoding 50S ribosomal protein L6: MSRIAKAPVDVLSGVEVTIAGQEVTVKGKNGTLVRVFNNAVEVVQEENKLKAVPRKGSVDGWAQCGTARSLLDAMIIGVSQGFEKKLQLNGVGYRAAAQGKKLNLTLGFSHPVAYEMPEGISIETPSQTEIVVKGADKQLVGQVAANIRGYRPPEPYKGKGVRYADEVVRRKEAKKK, from the coding sequence ATGTCACGTATAGCAAAAGCTCCTGTAGACGTTTTATCTGGCGTAGAAGTTACTATCGCTGGTCAAGAAGTCACAGTTAAAGGTAAAAACGGTACATTAGTTCGTGTATTTAATAATGCAGTTGAAGTTGTTCAAGAAGAGAACAAACTTAAAGCAGTACCTCGTAAAGGTTCTGTTGATGGTTGGGCTCAATGTGGTACAGCTCGCTCACTGTTAGATGCAATGATTATTGGTGTATCTCAAGGTTTTGAGAAAAAACTTCAGTTAAATGGTGTTGGTTATCGTGCGGCAGCGCAAGGTAAAAAACTCAACTTAACACTTGGTTTCTCACACCCTGTAGCATACGAAATGCCTGAAGGTATTTCGATTGAGACTCCTAGTCAAACTGAAATCGTCGTCAAAGGCGCCGATAAGCAGTTGGTAGGTCAGGTTGCAGCTAACATCCGTGGATACCGTCCGCCAGAGCCTTATAAAGGCAAAGGTGTTCGTTACGCTGATGAAGTTGTGCGTCGTAAAGAAGCTAAGAAAAAGTAG
- the rplR gene encoding 50S ribosomal protein L18 produces the protein MDKKTARLRRATRGRKKISELAAHRLVINRTPRHIYAQLIAPCGSQVLAAASTVEAELRTTVKSTGNAEAAVAVGKAIAERAIEKGIKIVAFDRSGFKYHGRVKALADAAREAGLQF, from the coding sequence ATGGATAAGAAAACAGCTCGCTTGCGCCGCGCTACACGTGGACGCAAAAAAATTAGTGAACTGGCCGCGCATCGCTTGGTTATTAACCGCACACCACGCCATATATACGCTCAGTTAATCGCTCCTTGCGGTTCACAGGTGTTGGCGGCGGCTTCTACTGTTGAAGCAGAACTTCGCACTACCGTTAAATCAACGGGTAATGCAGAAGCTGCTGTAGCAGTTGGCAAAGCGATTGCAGAACGAGCTATCGAAAAAGGCATTAAAATTGTCGCATTCGATCGCAGCGGTTTTAAGTATCACGGTCGAGTTAAGGCATTGGCTGATGCTGCTCGTGAAGCAGGTCTTCAGTTCTAG
- the rpsE gene encoding 30S ribosomal protein S5, translated as MAKVEVQQQGDLLEKLIAVNRVSKVVKGGRIFSFTALTVVGDGNGRVGFGYGKAREVPAAIQKAMEKARRNLVDVDLNGNTLQHAIKGRHSGSKVYMQPASEGTGIIAGGAMRAVLEVAGVQNVLSKCYGSTNPINVVRATINALTEMTSPEQVAAKRGLSVHQILG; from the coding sequence ATGGCTAAAGTAGAAGTTCAACAACAGGGTGACCTGTTAGAAAAGCTAATCGCTGTAAACCGTGTATCCAAAGTAGTTAAAGGTGGTCGTATCTTTAGCTTTACTGCTTTAACAGTAGTAGGAGACGGTAACGGTCGTGTTGGTTTTGGTTACGGTAAAGCACGTGAAGTGCCTGCTGCAATCCAGAAAGCTATGGAAAAAGCGCGCCGCAATCTTGTGGACGTTGATCTTAATGGCAACACACTACAGCATGCAATTAAAGGTCGTCATTCAGGCTCAAAAGTCTACATGCAGCCTGCATCAGAAGGTACTGGTATTATTGCCGGTGGTGCGATGCGTGCAGTACTTGAAGTCGCTGGCGTACAAAACGTACTTTCAAAATGTTACGGATCAACCAATCCAATTAACGTTGTGCGTGCAACTATCAATGCGTTGACAGAAATGACTTCGCCTGAGCAAGTTGCAGCCAAACGTGGATTGTCTGTACATCAGATTTTGGGGTAA
- the rpmD gene encoding 50S ribosomal protein L30: MTKMIKVKQTKSAIGRLPKHKATLTGLGLRRIGHIRELEDTPSVRGMINRVFYMVEVVEE; encoded by the coding sequence ATGACTAAGATGATAAAAGTTAAGCAAACCAAAAGCGCTATTGGTCGCCTTCCGAAACATAAGGCGACTCTTACGGGTCTAGGTTTACGTCGCATCGGTCATATTCGTGAACTCGAAGATACCCCTTCTGTTCGTGGCATGATCAACCGTGTATTTTACATGGTTGAAGTAGTGGAGGAGTAA
- the rplO gene encoding 50S ribosomal protein L15 gives MHLNTLAPAPGAKKSSKRVGRGMGSGLGKTGGRGHKGQKSRSGGSVKPGFEGGQMPIQRRLPKFGFTSRKSLVSDQVTLSEIAKVEGEVVSLETLKAAGLVKKEMLYVKVLKSGEISRAVTINGLKVTKGARELIEAAGGKVEE, from the coding sequence ATGCATTTAAATACTCTTGCTCCCGCACCAGGAGCAAAAAAATCTAGTAAGCGCGTTGGTCGTGGTATGGGTTCAGGCCTTGGAAAAACTGGTGGCCGTGGTCACAAAGGTCAAAAGTCTCGCTCAGGCGGTTCTGTAAAACCTGGTTTTGAAGGCGGACAAATGCCGATTCAGCGTCGTCTACCTAAGTTCGGTTTCACTTCACGTAAATCTTTGGTTTCTGACCAAGTAACGTTGAGCGAAATTGCGAAGGTAGAGGGTGAAGTGGTTTCACTTGAAACTTTAAAAGCAGCAGGTCTTGTTAAGAAAGAAATGTTGTACGTTAAAGTGCTTAAGAGCGGTGAAATTTCACGAGCTGTTACTATCAATGGTTTGAAGGTTACAAAAGGCGCGCGCGAATTAATCGAAGCGGCCGGCGGTAAGGTAGAGGAATAA
- the secY gene encoding preprotein translocase subunit SecY has translation MAKPGSNSSAKGGLSELKSRLLFVLGAIIVFRLGSYVPIPGIDAAVLADLFDQQKGTIVEMFNMFSGGALERASVLALGIMPYITASIIIQLLTVMHPPMMELKKEGEAGRRKISQYTRYFTLVLATFQAIGIATNLPNLISGLVINPGFGFYFTAVVSLVTGTMFLMWLGEQITERGIGNGISILIFAGIVSGLPTAIGQTAEQARQGDLNLLFLLLIGVIIIAITYFVVFVERGQRRIVVNYAKRQQGRKVFAAQSTHLPLKVNMAGVIPPIFASSIILFPGTIANWFGQNESFSWLQEVALMLSPGQPLYVMFYAAAIIFFCFFYTALVFNPRETADNLKKSGAFVPGIRPGEQTSRYVDKVMTRLTLAGALYITFICLVPEFMLIAWNVPFYFGGTSLLIMVVVIMDFMAQVQTHLMSHQYESVLKKANLKGYGR, from the coding sequence ATGGCTAAACCAGGATCAAATTCAAGCGCAAAAGGCGGCTTGAGTGAGCTTAAATCAAGATTGTTGTTCGTACTTGGTGCGATAATTGTGTTTAGGCTTGGCTCATATGTGCCTATTCCTGGTATCGACGCCGCGGTGCTGGCTGATTTATTCGACCAGCAGAAGGGTACCATCGTAGAAATGTTTAACATGTTCTCTGGTGGTGCACTTGAGCGCGCCTCGGTTCTTGCCCTGGGTATAATGCCATACATTACGGCTTCCATTATCATCCAGTTGCTGACAGTAATGCATCCACCGATGATGGAACTTAAAAAAGAAGGCGAAGCAGGTCGTCGCAAAATTAGTCAATACACACGTTATTTCACGTTGGTATTGGCAACATTCCAAGCAATTGGTATTGCGACAAATCTACCTAACTTGATATCAGGTTTGGTGATTAATCCAGGTTTTGGTTTTTACTTTACAGCTGTTGTCAGTTTGGTTACCGGTACCATGTTTTTAATGTGGTTGGGTGAGCAAATTACAGAGAGAGGTATCGGTAACGGTATTTCTATATTGATTTTCGCGGGTATTGTGTCTGGTTTGCCAACGGCCATAGGCCAAACAGCAGAACAAGCACGTCAAGGTGATTTGAACTTATTGTTCTTGTTACTTATCGGCGTAATAATAATTGCTATAACGTACTTTGTTGTATTCGTAGAACGTGGTCAGCGTCGTATCGTCGTTAACTATGCTAAACGTCAGCAAGGCCGTAAGGTCTTCGCAGCTCAAAGCACACATTTACCGTTAAAAGTGAATATGGCAGGTGTTATTCCACCGATTTTCGCGTCTAGCATCATTTTGTTTCCTGGTACCATTGCAAATTGGTTTGGACAGAATGAGTCATTCTCTTGGTTACAAGAAGTGGCATTGATGTTGTCCCCTGGACAACCTTTGTATGTGATGTTTTACGCTGCTGCGATTATCTTCTTTTGTTTCTTCTATACAGCGTTGGTTTTCAACCCTCGCGAAACAGCAGACAACTTGAAGAAGTCCGGTGCGTTTGTTCCAGGGATTCGTCCTGGTGAACAGACTTCACGATATGTTGATAAGGTAATGACTCGCCTAACCCTAGCTGGCGCGCTTTATATAACCTTTATTTGTTTGGTGCCTGAATTCATGTTGATAGCTTGGAACGTACCGTTTTATTTCGGTGGGACCTCATTACTTATTATGGTAGTGGTTATCATGGACTTTATGGCACAAGTGCAGACACATTTGATGTCTCATCAATATGAGTCTGTTCTTAAGAAAGCTAACCTTAAGGGCTACGGCCGTTAA
- the rpmJ gene encoding 50S ribosomal protein L36 yields the protein MKVRASVKRICRNCKVIKRNGVVRVICSSDPKHKQRQG from the coding sequence ATGAAAGTTCGTGCATCCGTCAAGCGGATTTGCCGTAACTGTAAAGTCATTAAGCGCAACGGTGTTGTGCGTGTGATTTGCAGTTCCGACCCTAAGCATAAGCAAAGGCAAGGTTAA
- the rpsM gene encoding 30S ribosomal protein S13, with amino-acid sequence MARIAGINIPEHKHTVIALTAIFGVGSTRAQSICEASGVAETTKIKDLDEEQIDKLRDEVAKFTVEGDLRREVSMSIKRLMDLGCFRGIRHRRSLPLRGQRTKTNARTRKGPRKAIKK; translated from the coding sequence ATGGCCCGTATCGCTGGCATTAACATCCCTGAACACAAGCATACTGTAATCGCGTTAACCGCGATCTTCGGTGTAGGCTCTACACGTGCACAAAGCATTTGTGAAGCATCTGGTGTTGCAGAGACAACCAAGATTAAAGATCTTGATGAAGAGCAAATTGATAAATTGCGTGACGAAGTTGCGAAATTCACTGTCGAAGGTGATCTTCGTCGTGAAGTATCAATGAGTATTAAACGTTTGATGGACCTAGGTTGCTTCCGTGGTATTCGCCACCGTCGTAGTCTTCCTCTACGTGGTCAGCGCACTAAAACTAATGCGCGTACCCGTAAAGGTCCTCGCAAAGCAATTAAAAAGTAA
- the rpsK gene encoding 30S ribosomal protein S11: protein MAKAPTKSTRKRAKRQVADGMAHIHASFNNTIVTITDRQGNALSWATSGGSGFRGSRKSTPFAAQVAAERAGIAAQDYGLKNLEVFVKGPGPGRESAIRALNAAGYKITNITDVTPIPHNGCRPPKKRRV from the coding sequence ATGGCTAAAGCTCCTACTAAAAGCACGCGAAAGCGCGCAAAACGTCAAGTTGCTGACGGTATGGCTCATATCCATGCGTCTTTCAACAACACAATAGTGACAATTACAGATCGTCAAGGCAACGCTTTGTCTTGGGCTACATCTGGTGGTTCTGGTTTCCGTGGTTCACGTAAATCTACCCCTTTTGCTGCTCAGGTAGCTGCTGAACGTGCTGGTATAGCCGCTCAGGATTACGGTTTGAAAAATCTAGAAGTATTCGTTAAAGGTCCAGGTCCAGGTCGTGAATCTGCTATCCGTGCTTTGAATGCTGCTGGTTATAAAATCACTAATATTACCGATGTGACGCCTATTCCTCACAACGGTTGTCGTCCACCGAAAAAACGTCGCGTTTAA
- the rpsD gene encoding 30S ribosomal protein S4: protein MARYLGPKLKLSRREGTDLFLKSGVRAIESKCKIDNPPGQHGARRGRLSDYGVQLREKQKVRRMYGVLEKQFRNYYKEAARLKGNTGENLLQLLEQRLDNVVYRIGFASTRSEARQLVSHKAILVNGQVVNVPSFNVSADDVVSVREKAKKQARIVSALELAEQREKPTWIEVDSKKMEGTFKRVPERTDLSADINEQLIVELYSK from the coding sequence ATGGCAAGATATTTGGGTCCAAAACTCAAACTTAGCCGCCGTGAAGGAACAGATTTGTTCCTGAAAAGTGGCGTTCGAGCAATCGAATCAAAATGTAAAATTGATAACCCACCTGGTCAACACGGCGCACGTCGTGGACGTTTGTCTGATTACGGTGTTCAATTACGTGAAAAGCAAAAAGTTCGTCGTATGTACGGTGTTCTTGAAAAGCAATTCCGTAACTATTACAAAGAAGCGGCTCGCTTAAAAGGCAATACAGGTGAAAACTTGTTGCAACTTTTAGAGCAACGTTTAGACAATGTTGTTTACCGTATTGGTTTTGCTAGTACTCGCTCTGAAGCGCGTCAACTAGTAAGCCATAAAGCAATTTTGGTCAACGGACAAGTTGTTAACGTTCCTTCTTTTAATGTTTCTGCTGATGATGTTGTATCTGTTCGCGAAAAAGCTAAAAAACAAGCTCGTATTGTTTCTGCTTTAGAGCTTGCTGAGCAACGTGAGAAACCAACTTGGATTGAAGTGGACAGCAAAAAGATGGAAGGCACATTTAAACGTGTTCCTGAAAGAACTGATTTGTCTGCGGATATAAACGAACAGTTGATTGTCGAACTTTACTCTAAGTAA